A single region of the Xenopus laevis strain J_2021 chromosome 4L, Xenopus_laevis_v10.1, whole genome shotgun sequence genome encodes:
- the cdc42ep2.L gene encoding CDC42 effector protein 2 L homeolog: MSAKAPIYLKRSTRKGKLRDILSPDMISPPLGDFRHTIHIGSGEGDMFGDISFLQGKYHLLPQSMPGSSSTSPDGTPPTSQPDLLNPPPCHPDLLSPLLKNAISLPAIGGPQALSLPQSPPPKPPRLHLDDKTKGSLSEVEGDYPIGVSVNNRFTAEEREEQILAHAGSILSLHVDLGPSIMDDVLQIMDKS, encoded by the coding sequence ATGTCAGCCAAGGCCCCGATATACCTAAAGAGAAGTACCCGTAAAGGAAAGCTGAGAGACATCCTGTCACCTGACATGATTAGCCCACCCCTTGGAGATTTCCGGCACACTATTCACATCGGCAGTGGGGAAGGGGATATGTTTGGAGACATTTCCTTCTTACAGGGAAAATATCATCTTCTCCCTCAGTCAATGCCTGGTTCCTCATCTACGTCTCCTGACGGAACACCACCCACCTCCCAACCGGATCTTCTTAATCCACCACCCTGCCACCCGGATCTTCTCTCACCTCTGCTGAAGAATGCTATTTCCCTACCTGCTATTGGGGGACCACAGGCTCTGTCCCTTCCACAGTCTCCACCACCCAAACCCCCACGACTTCACCTGGATGACAAAACCAAGGGTTCATTGAGTGAAGTAGAAGGGGATTACCCAATAGGCGTATCTGTGAATAATCGTTTCACTGCAGAAGAGAGGGAAGAACAAATTCTTGCCCATGCTGGATCTATTTTGTCTCTTCATGTTGATCTAGGACCATCCATAATGGATGATGTCTTACAGATTATGGACAAGAGCTAA